From the genome of Vicia villosa cultivar HV-30 ecotype Madison, WI linkage group LG2, Vvil1.0, whole genome shotgun sequence, one region includes:
- the LOC131648757 gene encoding uncharacterized protein LOC131648757: MSSKLPPKIIKFDSGYEKRKKKKLDELTQSQLGALDKLIIKESKNLVDNHNAGNVDVEILENVVTTENMEDNVDVNATENMEDNVDVNATENMEDNVDVNATENDIVDVENVDVENVDNVSDNGKDIFDPRIWDSLDSKSIDLLATKGPKRDFSIVKGPKDKSSRRFTANLYTRVLSNGEKCDRDWLI, encoded by the coding sequence ATGTCTTCTAAATTGCCTCCTAAAATTATAAAGTTTGATTCTGGATATGAAAagcgtaaaaaaaaaaaacttgatgagtTAACTCAGTCTCAATTGGGAGCTCttgataaattaataataaaagaatcaaaaaattTAGTTGATAATCATAATGCTGGTAATGTTGATGTAGAAATTCTTGAAAATGTGGTTACTACTGAAAATATGGAAGATAATGTTGATGTTAATGCTACTGAAAATATGGAAGATAATGTTGATGTTAATGCTACTGAAAATATGGAAGATAATGTTGATGTTAATGCTACTGAAAATGATATCGTAGACGTTGAAAATGTCGATgttgaaaatgttgataatgttagTGACAATGGAAAAGATATATTTGATCCGAGAATTTGGGATTCTCTTGATTCCAAAAGTATTGATTTATTAGCTACAAAAGGTCCTAAAAGAGATTTCTCTATTGTGAAGGGTCCTAAAGATAAATCGTCTAGACGCTTTACGGCTAATTTGTATACTAGAGTTTTATCAAACGGAGAGAAGTGTGATAGAGATTGGCTTATTTAA